The following are encoded together in the Gemmatimonadaceae bacterium genome:
- the gyrA gene encoding DNA gyrase subunit A: protein MTAPNNRERILPRLIDDEIKESFINYSMSVIVSRALPDVRDGLKPVHRRVLYSMWENGLVPGRPYKKCATVVGDVLGKYHPHGDSSVYDALVRMVQDFSLRYPLIDGQGNFGSVEGDGAAAYRYTESRLMALALELVADIDKNTVNFGPTFDDSDTEPSVLPAGMPNLIVNGSSGIAVGMATNIPPHNLREIVTAIIHLIDNPEATPADLRKFIKGPDFPTGAYIYGRAGVKDYFDTGRGRIVMRARAVIEEKESSNKSQIVVTEIPYQVNSAKLVENIAELVRDKKLEGISDLRNESNKEGMRIVIELKRDAIPRVVLNQLYKHTAMQSTFGVIMLALVPDAQTGSLVPKVMPVKECLEHYITHRHEVIVRRTQFDLDKALEREHILEGLKIAVDSIDAVIKVIRGASDTPVANTQLQKRFKLTERQAEAILNMRLAKLTGLEIEKLDEELKEVRAVIKDLRALLDSRDKRMRVLKDELTEIAKKFGDERRTEITSDEGEFTIEDLIAEEEMVVTISHSGYIKRTSVSTYKRQRRGGRGNNGATLKDEDFIEHLFIASTHDYVLIFTDDGRCFWLKVHEIPQAGRAAKGKPIVNMINVSPDTTVSALVTVRDFPEDQFLLFATKLGTVKKTSLAQYSNPRATGIKAIKIDAGDELIDVQVTSGTNDIVLATQHGLSIRFHEQDAREMGRDTTGVKGIELAKDDRLIGMVVIKREANLLVVTERGMGKCSPIDEYRVQKRGGKGIITVHRTDKTGDAVSIKEVLPDDELMLITKQGIAIRMPVKGIRVAGRNTQGVRLVNLDADDLVMDVARVVPDDDEEAGEDAETAIIGGSDAE from the coding sequence ATGACCGCTCCGAACAATCGCGAACGCATTCTTCCGCGCCTGATCGACGACGAGATCAAAGAGTCGTTCATCAACTACTCGATGAGCGTCATTGTATCGCGCGCGCTCCCCGACGTGCGCGACGGTCTCAAGCCGGTGCATCGGCGCGTGTTGTACTCGATGTGGGAGAACGGGCTCGTACCCGGACGTCCGTACAAGAAGTGCGCGACGGTCGTCGGCGACGTGTTGGGCAAGTATCACCCGCACGGCGACTCGTCGGTGTACGACGCGCTCGTTCGGATGGTGCAGGATTTCTCGCTGCGCTATCCGCTGATCGACGGCCAGGGCAACTTCGGCTCGGTCGAAGGCGACGGCGCGGCGGCGTACCGCTACACCGAGTCGCGCCTGATGGCGCTGGCGTTGGAGCTCGTCGCCGACATCGACAAGAACACGGTCAACTTCGGACCGACGTTCGACGACTCGGACACCGAGCCGAGCGTGCTCCCCGCGGGAATGCCGAACCTGATCGTGAACGGGTCGTCGGGGATCGCGGTCGGCATGGCGACGAACATTCCGCCGCACAACCTGCGCGAGATCGTCACCGCGATCATCCATCTCATCGACAACCCCGAGGCGACGCCGGCCGACCTTCGCAAGTTCATCAAGGGTCCCGACTTCCCGACCGGCGCCTACATCTACGGCCGCGCGGGCGTCAAGGACTACTTCGATACCGGACGCGGACGCATCGTCATGCGCGCCCGCGCGGTGATCGAGGAGAAGGAATCCTCGAACAAATCGCAGATCGTCGTCACCGAAATCCCGTATCAGGTGAACAGCGCGAAGCTCGTCGAGAACATCGCCGAGCTGGTGCGCGACAAAAAGCTCGAGGGCATCTCCGACCTTCGGAACGAGTCGAACAAGGAAGGGATGCGCATCGTCATCGAGCTGAAGCGCGACGCGATTCCGCGCGTGGTGCTGAACCAGTTGTACAAGCACACCGCGATGCAGTCGACGTTCGGCGTGATCATGCTCGCGCTGGTTCCCGACGCGCAGACGGGCAGCCTCGTGCCGAAGGTGATGCCGGTCAAGGAATGCCTCGAGCATTACATCACGCACCGCCACGAAGTCATCGTTCGCCGAACGCAGTTCGACCTCGACAAGGCACTCGAGCGCGAGCACATCCTCGAGGGGCTCAAGATCGCCGTCGACAGTATCGACGCGGTCATCAAGGTCATTCGCGGCGCGTCGGACACGCCGGTCGCCAACACGCAGCTCCAGAAGCGCTTCAAGCTCACCGAGCGTCAGGCCGAGGCGATCCTCAACATGCGCCTCGCCAAGCTCACCGGTCTCGAGATCGAGAAGCTGGACGAGGAGCTGAAGGAAGTGCGCGCCGTCATCAAGGACCTGCGCGCGCTGCTCGACTCGCGCGACAAGCGGATGAGGGTGCTCAAGGACGAGCTCACGGAGATCGCCAAGAAATTCGGCGACGAGCGACGCACCGAAATTACGAGCGACGAAGGTGAATTCACGATCGAAGATCTCATCGCCGAAGAGGAGATGGTCGTCACCATCTCGCACTCCGGCTACATCAAGCGCACCTCGGTCTCGACCTACAAGCGCCAGCGGCGGGGCGGACGCGGCAACAACGGCGCGACGCTCAAGGACGAGGACTTCATCGAGCACCTGTTCATCGCGTCGACGCACGACTACGTGCTGATCTTCACCGACGACGGGCGCTGTTTCTGGCTCAAGGTTCACGAGATCCCGCAGGCGGGACGCGCCGCCAAGGGCAAGCCGATCGTCAACATGATCAACGTGTCCCCCGACACGACGGTCTCGGCCCTCGTGACCGTGCGCGACTTCCCCGAAGATCAGTTCCTGCTCTTCGCCACCAAGCTCGGAACGGTGAAGAAGACGTCGCTGGCGCAATACTCGAATCCCCGTGCCACCGGCATCAAGGCGATCAAGATCGACGCCGGCGACGAGCTGATCGACGTCCAGGTGACCAGCGGGACGAACGACATCGTCCTCGCCACCCAGCATGGCCTGTCGATCCGGTTCCACGAGCAGGACGCCCGTGAGATGGGACGCGATACGACCGGAGTGAAAGGCATCGAGCTGGCCAAGGACGACCGGCTCATCGGTATGGTCGTCATCAAGCGCGAGGCGAACCTGCTGGTCGTCACCGAGCGAGGGATGGGCAAATGTTCGCCCATTGACGAGTACCGCGTCCAGAAACGCGGTGGCAAAGGAATTATCACCGTCCACCGCACCGACAAGACCGGCGACGCCGTCTCGATCAAAGAAGTTTTGCCGGACGACGAATTGATGCTCATCACCAAGCAGGGAATCGCCATCCGCATGCCGGTCAAGGGCATCCGGGTCGCGGGACGCAACACGCAGGGCGTTCGGCTGGTCAATCTGGATGCCGACGATCTGGTGATGGACGTCGCGCGCGTCGTCCCGGACGACGACGAGGAAGCCGGCGAGGACGCCGAGACCGCGATCATCGGCGGCTCGGACGCCGAATAA
- a CDS encoding D-aminoacylase: protein MKMKAIALSAAATLALSACTHPTTNPTPVPGERFDVIIENGRVVDGTGAAWFYGDVGIRGDRIAAVMPRGLLHNASAATRVDARNMIVAPGFIDIQDQSGGQLLLGDGRQLGKITQGVTTGILGEGSTPAPLNPANLPPDASELQRRFAQPHGFDAWLSAMQAHGISQNVGSFVGAGTIRQYGMAERMGAATGATLDSMRAAVRRAMEDGAFGMASALIYPPNTFATTEELVEESKAMSPYGGVYISHMRSEADHLLEAVDEVIRISRDGGVPGEIYHLKAAGTRNWSKEAPMIAKIDSARAAGIDVQANMYPYTAGATGLSSCLPPSYSAEGKLFDNLASAEIRAKIHEEVAHPTSEWENLCELASPSGVLITNLRKPENQQYIGKRLDEIARLKNEDYLDAAMDLILSEHSRVETTYFLMSEDNVKLQLRQPWMKIGTDAGGPDPDSVRALVHPRTFGNYPRILGKYVRDEKVIPLEDAVRKMTSAVATRLSINDRGLLKPGMYADVVVFDPATIADRATYEQPKQLSVGVRDVWVNGVQVLRDGKHTGATPGRALRGPGYRTSR from the coding sequence ATGAAAATGAAAGCGATCGCTCTCTCCGCAGCCGCGACGCTGGCTCTCTCGGCGTGCACACATCCGACGACGAATCCAACCCCGGTGCCGGGCGAGCGGTTCGACGTCATCATCGAGAACGGACGCGTCGTCGACGGAACAGGCGCCGCGTGGTTCTACGGCGACGTGGGAATTCGCGGCGACCGGATCGCCGCGGTCATGCCGCGCGGACTCCTGCACAACGCGTCCGCTGCGACACGCGTCGACGCGCGGAACATGATCGTGGCCCCGGGCTTCATCGACATTCAGGATCAATCGGGCGGCCAACTGCTGCTCGGCGACGGCCGCCAACTCGGCAAGATCACGCAGGGCGTCACGACGGGAATCCTCGGCGAGGGCTCGACCCCCGCCCCATTGAATCCAGCGAATCTTCCGCCCGACGCGAGCGAGCTTCAGCGGCGTTTCGCGCAGCCGCACGGGTTCGACGCATGGCTGAGCGCGATGCAGGCGCACGGCATCTCGCAGAACGTCGGGTCGTTCGTCGGCGCCGGCACGATTCGGCAATACGGGATGGCGGAGCGCATGGGCGCGGCGACGGGCGCCACGCTCGACTCGATGCGCGCGGCGGTGCGGCGCGCGATGGAAGACGGCGCGTTCGGCATGGCGAGCGCGCTGATCTATCCGCCCAACACGTTCGCGACGACCGAGGAGCTGGTCGAAGAATCGAAGGCGATGTCGCCGTACGGCGGTGTCTACATCTCGCACATGCGGTCCGAGGCCGACCATCTCCTCGAGGCGGTCGACGAGGTCATTCGTATTTCGCGCGACGGCGGCGTGCCGGGCGAGATCTACCATCTCAAGGCGGCCGGCACCCGCAACTGGAGCAAGGAAGCGCCGATGATCGCCAAGATCGATTCGGCGCGCGCCGCGGGGATCGACGTGCAAGCGAACATGTACCCGTACACTGCCGGCGCGACGGGTCTCTCGTCGTGCCTGCCGCCGTCGTATTCGGCCGAGGGCAAGCTGTTCGACAACCTCGCGAGCGCCGAGATCCGCGCGAAGATCCACGAAGAAGTGGCGCATCCGACGAGCGAGTGGGAGAACCTCTGCGAGCTCGCGTCGCCGAGCGGCGTGTTGATCACCAATCTGCGCAAGCCGGAGAACCAGCAGTACATCGGCAAGCGGCTCGATGAAATCGCGCGACTGAAGAACGAGGACTATCTCGACGCGGCGATGGATCTCATCCTCAGTGAGCACAGTCGCGTGGAGACGACGTACTTTCTGATGAGCGAAGACAACGTCAAGCTCCAGCTGCGGCAGCCGTGGATGAAGATCGGAACGGATGCCGGCGGCCCCGACCCGGATAGCGTTCGCGCGCTCGTGCACCCGCGCACGTTCGGCAACTACCCGCGCATCCTCGGCAAGTACGTGCGCGACGAGAAGGTGATTCCGCTCGAGGACGCCGTGCGAAAAATGACGTCAGCCGTCGCGACGCGGCTGTCGATCAACGACCGCGGATTGCTGAAGCCCGGCATGTACGCCGACGTCGTCGTGTTCGATCCGGCGACGATCGCCGACCGCGCGACCTACGAGCAGCCGAAGCAGCTGTCGGTCGGCGTGCGCGACGTGTGGGTCAACGGCGTCCAGGTGCTGCGCGACGGCAAGCACACCGGCGCCACGCCCGGCCGTGCGCTGCGCGGCCCGGGCTATCGAACGTCGCGCTAA
- a CDS encoding threonine/serine dehydratase codes for MITTQLVGLDEIQEAARVLAPAIVRTPLLRAEAVAEKTGAPVWVKPEMLQRGGAFKFRGAFNFLSQLDPHARERGVVAPSSGNHAQAVALAAKIYGVPATVVMPTTVTPAKRAGAERLGARVVLAGKTTTDRLERAKELVAEEGITLVPPYDHPWIIAGQGTVGLEIAEDLHDVDTVLVPVGGGGFSAGVSAAIKLTLPNARVIGVEPTSAPKLTRAREAGHPVRIEHTGGLADGLLSIQIGTLTFAHHERFLDDVVTIDDSALRGAMRLLIDRLKLVVEPSGAITVAALLEGKVKPRGGGATVAVLSGGNIEWEGLRELLG; via the coding sequence GTGATCACAACGCAGTTGGTCGGTCTCGACGAGATCCAGGAAGCCGCGCGAGTCCTCGCGCCGGCGATCGTGCGCACGCCGCTGCTTCGTGCCGAAGCAGTCGCAGAAAAAACCGGCGCGCCGGTGTGGGTCAAACCCGAAATGCTGCAGCGCGGCGGCGCGTTCAAGTTCCGCGGCGCGTTCAATTTCCTGTCGCAGCTCGATCCGCACGCACGCGAGCGCGGCGTCGTCGCGCCGTCGTCGGGCAACCACGCGCAAGCGGTCGCGCTGGCGGCGAAGATCTACGGCGTGCCGGCGACCGTCGTCATGCCGACGACCGTCACACCCGCGAAACGCGCCGGCGCCGAGCGACTCGGCGCGCGCGTCGTACTCGCGGGAAAGACGACGACGGATCGGCTCGAGCGGGCCAAAGAGCTCGTCGCGGAGGAAGGGATCACGCTCGTGCCGCCGTACGACCATCCGTGGATCATCGCGGGGCAGGGCACGGTCGGCCTCGAGATCGCCGAGGATCTCCACGACGTGGACACGGTGCTCGTTCCCGTCGGCGGGGGCGGATTCAGCGCCGGCGTCAGTGCCGCGATCAAGCTCACGCTGCCGAACGCGCGCGTGATCGGCGTCGAGCCGACGAGCGCGCCGAAGCTCACGCGCGCGCGTGAAGCCGGCCACCCGGTGCGCATCGAGCACACCGGCGGCCTCGCTGACGGACTGCTCTCGATCCAGATCGGCACGCTGACGTTCGCGCACCATGAGCGCTTTCTCGACGACGTCGTCACGATCGACGACTCGGCGCTGCGCGGCGCGATGCGGCTGCTGATCGACCGATTGAAGCTCGTCGTCGAGCCGAGCGGCGCCATCACGGTGGCGGCACTGCTCGAGGGAAAGGTCAAGCCGCGAGGCGGTGGCGCGACGGTCGCCGTCTTGAGCGGCGGCAACATCGAGTGGGAAGGACTGCGTGAGCTCCTCGGGTGA
- the odhB gene encoding 2-oxoglutarate dehydrogenase complex dihydrolipoyllysine-residue succinyltransferase, with protein MTAIKVPPLGESITEATVSRWLKNEGDPVAVGETLVELDTDKITVEVPAMMAGVLTKRAHAEGDVVKVDDFLAEIDENAVPTTAAAAAPSPQAKAAPAAAPAAASAASASPPKAAPPPAAPAPPKAPAAQDVRVSPAAQRVAAERGIDVSTVQGTGRGGVVSKPDVIERAEQPPPPAPRPQPMQQPQVDVVRPTAPSAVLPGVGDGRATGGGQRETREKMTTRRKRIAENLLQSQQATAHLTTFNEIDMSTVVSLRERLKERVEKEHGVKLSFMPFFVKAACIALEQFPTVNALVDGDTIVYRHYVNMGIAVAVDAGLVVPNIKDADRKGMVEVSREIGELAKRARDTKLTMEDLTGGTFTITNGGVFGSLISTPIINYPQVAILGLHKTQDRPVAINGKVEIRPMMYVALSYDHRIIEGQHAVQFLVRVKELMEDPASMLVS; from the coding sequence ATGACCGCCATCAAAGTTCCTCCGCTGGGTGAATCGATCACTGAGGCAACGGTATCGCGCTGGTTGAAGAACGAGGGCGATCCGGTCGCGGTCGGTGAGACGTTGGTCGAGCTCGACACGGACAAAATCACGGTCGAAGTCCCCGCGATGATGGCCGGCGTGCTGACGAAACGCGCGCACGCGGAGGGGGACGTGGTCAAGGTTGACGATTTTCTGGCCGAGATCGATGAGAACGCCGTGCCCACAACGGCCGCGGCGGCGGCCCCCTCTCCGCAGGCGAAGGCGGCCCCCGCAGCGGCTCCCGCAGCGGCTTCCGCCGCGTCGGCGAGCCCGCCAAAGGCAGCACCTCCGCCCGCGGCTCCCGCTCCACCCAAGGCACCCGCGGCGCAGGACGTCAGGGTGTCGCCCGCGGCCCAACGCGTGGCCGCCGAGCGAGGCATCGACGTCTCAACAGTTCAGGGGACGGGACGTGGTGGAGTCGTCAGCAAGCCCGACGTGATCGAGCGCGCGGAGCAACCGCCGCCGCCCGCGCCGCGCCCGCAGCCGATGCAACAGCCGCAGGTGGACGTCGTTCGGCCGACCGCGCCGAGCGCGGTGTTACCGGGAGTGGGCGACGGACGCGCGACCGGAGGGGGACAGCGCGAAACGCGCGAGAAGATGACGACGCGCCGCAAGCGCATCGCGGAAAATCTTCTCCAGTCGCAGCAGGCCACCGCACACCTGACGACGTTCAACGAGATCGACATGTCGACCGTCGTCTCGCTCCGTGAACGGCTGAAGGAACGCGTCGAGAAGGAACACGGCGTGAAGCTCTCGTTCATGCCGTTCTTCGTGAAGGCGGCGTGCATCGCGCTCGAGCAATTCCCAACCGTGAACGCGCTCGTCGACGGCGACACCATCGTCTACCGTCACTACGTGAACATGGGGATCGCCGTGGCGGTCGACGCGGGGCTCGTCGTGCCGAACATCAAGGACGCCGACCGGAAGGGCATGGTCGAAGTGTCGCGCGAGATCGGAGAACTGGCGAAGCGCGCGCGTGACACGAAGCTGACGATGGAAGACCTGACCGGCGGCACGTTCACGATCACCAACGGCGGTGTGTTCGGCTCACTCATCTCGACGCCGATCATCAACTACCCCCAGGTGGCAATCCTCGGCCTGCACAAGACGCAGGATCGCCCGGTGGCGATCAACGGCAAGGTCGAGATTCGCCCGATGATGTATGTCGCGCTCTCGTACGACCACCGGATCATCGAGGGCCAGCACGCGGTGCAGTTCCTCGTGCGTGTGAAGGAGCTGATGGAAGATCCGGCATCGATGCTGGTGAGTTGA
- a CDS encoding GNAT family N-acetyltransferase, whose amino-acid sequence MTGYFALAPRPLLPEDSQGTRTLLMGALGVTPYIDRAIEVLALAERGHDPEHKALVIARDGTVAGLALFGPIAGTAHGMRLHVAVLAPGVDSEDVGDRLLKAVADAARADGATYLLAELPDDPALGTVVALLRHHGFKQEARIPDFYRDGVALTLSRLPL is encoded by the coding sequence GTGACCGGCTACTTCGCGCTCGCGCCGCGCCCGCTGCTTCCCGAGGACTCGCAGGGAACACGCACCCTTCTCATGGGTGCGTTGGGCGTCACGCCATACATCGATCGCGCGATCGAAGTGCTCGCACTCGCCGAGCGCGGTCATGATCCTGAGCACAAAGCGCTCGTCATCGCGCGCGACGGAACGGTTGCCGGACTCGCGCTGTTCGGTCCGATCGCCGGCACCGCGCACGGCATGCGGCTGCACGTCGCCGTGTTGGCGCCGGGCGTCGATTCCGAGGACGTGGGCGACCGGCTGCTGAAGGCCGTCGCCGACGCCGCCCGCGCCGACGGGGCGACCTATCTCCTGGCCGAGCTCCCCGACGATCCCGCGCTCGGCACCGTCGTGGCGCTGCTCAGGCATCACGGCTTCAAGCAGGAAGCGCGCATCCCCGATTTCTACCGCGACGGCGTCGCGCTCACGTTGTCTCGCCTGCCGCTCTGA
- a CDS encoding zinc-binding dehydrogenase, with the protein MRALTISAHGGLDRIEVRSDLAPPEIQRPADVRIRVRSVGLNHLDLFVVEGLPGVTIKPPWILGGDAYGVVESVGDAVKSVVPGDHVVVNAGLSDRTCEYCRAGEQPLCPRFGLLGEHHPGTLAELLVVPDTNVRSIPPTSAPAEAGAFTLAALTAWRMVVTRARVQRGENVLIWGIGGGVALAALQICKQIGARVWAVSSSDEKLERAATLGADELLNREHAEVGRTVRERTGKRGIDVVIDNVGKDTWSQSLFALGRRGRLVTCGATSGPIVETDVRRLFWNQWSILGSTMGNDDEFDAVVAEFRAGRLPPVIDSEFSLDDGRAAFERLGAPARFGKVVVHVS; encoded by the coding sequence ATGCGCGCGCTGACGATCTCGGCACACGGCGGACTCGATCGCATCGAGGTGCGCAGCGATCTCGCGCCGCCGGAGATCCAGCGGCCGGCCGACGTGCGCATTCGCGTCCGATCGGTTGGGCTCAACCACCTCGATCTCTTCGTCGTCGAGGGCCTGCCGGGCGTGACGATCAAACCGCCCTGGATTCTCGGTGGCGACGCCTACGGCGTCGTCGAGTCGGTCGGCGACGCGGTGAAGTCGGTCGTGCCTGGCGATCACGTGGTCGTGAACGCGGGCTTGAGCGATCGCACATGCGAGTACTGTCGCGCCGGCGAGCAGCCGCTGTGTCCGCGCTTTGGGTTGCTCGGCGAACATCATCCCGGGACGCTCGCCGAGCTGCTGGTGGTGCCCGACACGAACGTTCGATCGATTCCGCCGACAAGCGCGCCGGCCGAGGCGGGCGCGTTCACGCTGGCCGCGCTCACCGCGTGGCGCATGGTCGTGACTCGGGCGAGGGTGCAGCGTGGGGAGAACGTGTTGATCTGGGGCATCGGCGGCGGCGTCGCGCTGGCGGCGTTGCAGATCTGCAAGCAAATCGGGGCGCGCGTGTGGGCCGTCTCGTCGAGCGACGAGAAGCTCGAACGCGCCGCGACGCTCGGGGCCGACGAGCTGCTGAATCGCGAGCACGCCGAGGTGGGACGCACCGTTCGCGAGCGCACCGGCAAGCGCGGCATCGACGTCGTCATCGACAATGTCGGAAAGGACACGTGGTCGCAGTCGCTGTTCGCTCTCGGGCGCCGCGGGCGTCTCGTGACCTGCGGAGCTACGTCGGGGCCGATCGTCGAGACCGACGTGCGGCGCCTCTTCTGGAATCAGTGGTCGATCCTCGGGTCGACGATGGGCAACGACGACGAGTTCGACGCGGTGGTCGCGGAGTTTCGCGCCGGCCGGCTGCCGCCGGTCATCGACAGCGAGTTCTCTCTCGACGACGGGCGCGCGGCGTTCGAGCGTCTGGGCGCCCCGGCGCGCTTCGGAAAGGTCGTGGTGCACGTCTCGTGA
- the lpdA gene encoding dihydrolipoyl dehydrogenase: protein MGTSSNATAAGPTPADVVIIGGGPGGYTAAIRAAQLGLSTVCVEMDKTLGGTCVNVGCIPSKALLTSTEHFDFMKHAAAAHGIGVGDLTLDLATMLSRKDEVVRQNTRGVEFLFRKNKITWAKGRGVLRAGNVVEVESAGAGAAGGPPAEKIATYQAKNVIIATGSVPIELPFLKFDETRILSNVGALTIPKVPDHLVVVGGGVIGLELGSVWNRLGAKVTIVELMPTILPGMDDDVIKESERVFRKQGLDIRTNTKVVNGGATENGAFIEVERDGKRERIEGDHVLVSVGRRPSTNGIDVKTLGLDVGKRGEILVDDQLHTNLPNVYAIGDCVPGLMLAHKAEHEGVVAAEVIAGQPSHMHYKAIPNVVYTWPEIAAVGLTERQVKESGRDYRTGKFPFSANGRARSMGETAGFVKFVADAKTDELLGAHMVGPSASELIAEVVLGFEYRASSEDIGVTIHAHPTLSEVTKEAALATLGRALQI from the coding sequence ATGGGCACGTCATCGAATGCGACCGCGGCCGGACCGACGCCCGCGGATGTGGTGATCATCGGCGGTGGACCGGGCGGATACACCGCCGCGATCCGGGCCGCGCAGCTCGGGCTTTCCACCGTGTGCGTCGAGATGGACAAGACGCTTGGTGGTACATGCGTGAACGTCGGGTGCATTCCGTCCAAGGCGCTGCTGACGTCGACGGAGCACTTCGATTTCATGAAGCACGCGGCGGCCGCCCACGGGATCGGGGTCGGCGACCTGACGCTGGACCTCGCGACGATGCTGAGCCGCAAGGACGAGGTGGTGCGGCAAAACACGCGCGGCGTCGAGTTCCTGTTTCGCAAGAACAAGATCACGTGGGCGAAGGGGCGCGGAGTGTTGCGGGCGGGGAATGTCGTTGAGGTGGAGTCGGCCGGCGCGGGGGCGGCGGGGGGCCCCCCCGCTGAAAAAATCGCCACGTACCAGGCAAAGAACGTCATCATTGCCACCGGCTCCGTACCGATCGAGCTCCCCTTCCTCAAATTCGACGAAACGCGGATCCTCTCGAACGTCGGCGCCCTCACGATCCCGAAAGTCCCCGACCACCTCGTCGTCGTCGGCGGCGGCGTGATCGGCCTCGAGCTGGGCTCCGTCTGGAACCGCCTCGGCGCGAAGGTCACCATCGTCGAGCTCATGCCGACCATCCTCCCCGGCATGGACGACGACGTCATCAAAGAATCCGAGCGCGTCTTCCGGAAGCAGGGGCTCGACATTCGGACCAACACGAAAGTCGTGAACGGCGGCGCGACGGAAAACGGCGCCTTCATCGAAGTCGAGCGCGACGGAAAGCGTGAACGGATCGAGGGCGATCACGTCCTCGTCTCCGTCGGACGCCGGCCGTCGACGAACGGAATCGACGTCAAAACGCTGGGGCTCGACGTCGGCAAGCGCGGCGAAATCCTGGTCGACGATCAGCTGCACACGAACCTTCCCAACGTCTACGCGATCGGTGACTGCGTCCCCGGTCTCATGCTCGCCCACAAAGCCGAGCACGAAGGCGTCGTCGCGGCGGAAGTCATCGCGGGGCAGCCGTCGCACATGCATTACAAGGCGATCCCGAACGTCGTCTACACCTGGCCCGAGATCGCCGCCGTCGGCCTTACAGAACGGCAAGTCAAAGAGAGCGGCCGCGACTACCGGACCGGCAAGTTCCCATTCTCGGCCAACGGACGCGCGCGTTCGATGGGCGAAACGGCTGGCTTCGTGAAGTTCGTCGCCGACGCCAAGACCGACGAGCTGCTCGGCGCCCACATGGTGGGACCAAGCGCATCGGAACTCATCGCCGAGGTCGTGCTCGGGTTCGAGTACCGGGCGTCGTCGGAGGACATCGGGGTCACGATCCACGCGCACCCCACCCTGTCCGAGGTAACGAAGGAAGCGGCGCTTGCGACGCTCGGGCGCGCGTTGCAGATCTGA